A part of Capsicum annuum cultivar UCD-10X-F1 chromosome 6, UCD10Xv1.1, whole genome shotgun sequence genomic DNA contains:
- the LOC107874621 gene encoding cytochrome P450 71A9: protein MNFIFFSEMLSSFVLFLFIVFSFTKKKNKGKKLPPSPKKLPIIGNLHQLGKLPHRSLQKLSNEYGDFIFLQLGSIPTLVVSSADVAKEIFRTHDVAFAGRPALYAARKLSYNCCNVSFAPYGDYWREVRKILVLELLSAKRVQSFSSIRDEEVSHLVQQVGNSLNSSINISAGALALSNNVVCRVAFGKGSNERGGENNGEKMFHEILYETQELLGGFNIADYFPNMAWINKVNGLDKRLEKNFRELDKYYDKVIEDHVDSRNWIKQRDDEDLVDVLLRIQKDPNQDVPLQDSHIKGLLADIFIAGTDTSSTTIEWVMAELILNPRIMKKAQQEVRQVAKGKHKVQETDLYKLEYLKLIIKETLRLHPPAPLLVPRVTISSCKIMDYEVPANTRILINATAIMTDPKYWEDPLTFLPERFLNKEIDYRGQNFEFLPFGAGRRGCPGINFSIPLVELAIANLLFHYEWSLPEGMKAKDLDMEEALGLTMHKKTPLCLVASYYELY from the exons atgaatttcatttttttctcggAGATGTTATCTTCTTTCGTTCTCTTTTTGTTCATAGTATTTTCTTTcacaaagaagaaaaacaaaggaaaaaagcTCCCTCCAAGTCCTAAGAAACTGCCTATTATAGGAAACCTTCATCAACTTGGAAAATTGCCTCATCGTTCACTTCAAAAACTTTCAAATGAATATGGTGATTTCATTTTCTTGCAATTAGGTTCTATCCCAACTCTGGTTGTCTCCTCAGCTGATGTTGCCAAAGAGATCTTTAGAACACATGATGTTGCTTTCGCTGGCCGTCCTGCTTTATATGCTGCCAGAAAACTTAGCTATAATTGTTGTAACGTATCTTTTGCACCTTACG GTGATTACTGGAGAGAGGTTCGGAAAATCTTAGTGTTGGAGTTGCTAAGCGCAAAGAGAGTACAAAGTTTCTCATCAATTCGAGATGAGGAAGTGAGTCATTTGGTTCAACAAGTTGGCAATTCTTTGAACTCATCTATCAACATAAGTGCAGGGGCACTAGCCTTATCGAATAATGTTGTTTGTCGTGTGGCTTTTGGCAAAGGGAGTAATGAAAGAGGAGGAGAAAATAATGGGGAGAAAATGTTTCATGAAATTCTTTATGAAACACAAGAATTGTTGGGTGGATTTAATATTGCTGATTATTTTCCTAACATGGCATGGATCAACAAAGTTAATGGGCTAGATAAAAGACTGGAAAAGAATTTTAGAGAATTGGATAAGTACTATGACAAAGTAATAGAGGATCATGTTGATTCAAGAAATTGGATTAAACAAAGAGATGATGAAGATCTTGTTGATGTGTTGCTTCGAATTCAAAAGGATCCAAACCAAGATGTTCCTCTCCAAGATAGTCACATCAAGGGCCTTCTTGCT GATATATTTATAGCGGGAACAGATACATCATCAACAACCATAGAATGGGTCATGGCAGAACTCATATTAAATCCAAGAATCATGAAAAAAGCTCAACAAGAAGTAAGACAAGTTGCTAAGGGAAAACACAAGGTCCAAGAAACTGATCTTTACAAACTCGAATACTTGAAATTGATCATCAAAGAAACTCTTAGACTTCATCCACCAGCCCCATTACTAGTACCTCGAGTAACAATTTCTAGTTGCAAAATAATGGACTACGAAGTCCCAGCAAATACAAGAATCCTCATCAACGCGACAGCAATTATGACCGATCCAAAATACTGGGAAGATCCCTTGACGTTTTTgccagagagattcttgaataaGGAGATTGATTATAGAGGACAAAATTTCGAGTTTTTGCCATTTGGAGCAGGAAGAAGAGGGTGTCCAGGAATTAATTTTTCTATACCACTTGTTGAGCTTGCCATTgctaatttattatttcattatgaaTGGTCACTTCCTGAAGGAATGAAAGCGAAGGACCTTGATATGGAAGAAGCTTTGGGGCTTACTATGCACAAGAAAACTCCCCTTTGCTTAGTAGCTTCTTATTATGAGTTGTACTAG